The following proteins come from a genomic window of Flavobacteriales bacterium:
- a CDS encoding sugar transferase — MGKRAFDLIASASALLLLAPLLLIIAAAVAIGSPGGAFFRQVRVGKGGREFRLLKFRTMRLGSEAAGQITVGGRDPRITRIGYVLRKTKLDELPQLLNIVAGEMSVVGPRPEVPRYVALYSEEQRQVLSFRPGLTSLASIAYIDENEVLGRASDPERVYLDEVMPAKLALDLRYVRERSMRLDLRIIARTALRLFNR; from the coding sequence ATGGGCAAGCGCGCGTTCGACCTGATCGCATCGGCCAGCGCGCTGCTGTTGCTCGCCCCGCTCTTGCTGATCATCGCTGCAGCCGTGGCCATTGGATCGCCGGGCGGCGCCTTCTTCCGACAGGTGCGCGTGGGCAAAGGCGGAAGGGAATTCCGGCTGCTGAAGTTCCGCACCATGCGGCTGGGCAGCGAGGCCGCCGGCCAGATCACCGTGGGCGGCCGCGATCCACGCATCACGCGCATCGGCTACGTGCTGCGTAAGACCAAGCTCGATGAACTGCCGCAGCTGCTGAACATCGTTGCGGGCGAAATGAGCGTCGTGGGACCGCGTCCCGAAGTGCCGCGCTACGTGGCGCTCTATTCCGAAGAGCAACGGCAGGTCCTCAGCTTCAGGCCTGGACTCACCAGCCTGGCGAGCATCGCGTACATCGACGAGAACGAAGTGCTGGGCCGCGCCAGCGATCCAGAGCGCGTGTACTTGGACGAGGTGATGCCGGCGAAGCTCGCGCTCGATCTGCGGTACGTGCGCGAGCGCAGCATGCGGCTCGATCTGCGAATCATCGCTCGAACCGCGCTTCGCTTGTTCAACCGATGA
- a CDS encoding transglutaminase family protein translates to MGNNEIRALITLIDDPDETIYTQVRDRIVQLGDDIVPELERAWEIDDFGDLFRNRVEDLLHTIHLSRVTDRLKAWYEAGGEDLLEGALIISRYRYPDMDEPKVKARLAAIRQDIWLELNDHLTAFEKVRVFNHIFFQVHGFKGNKRNYHAPQNSYINEVLDSRKGNPLSLAIIYQVLAEDLGLPMRGVNLPNHFVLAYLDEESIGGADAGQQGEESVLFYVNAFSQGDILGRNEINEFLSKLKIEPRPSFYQPCTNIDIIRRQLNNLANSYSKMGDSERAADLEKLRDMLGRVEG, encoded by the coding sequence ATGGGCAACAACGAGATCCGCGCGCTGATCACCCTGATCGACGATCCCGACGAGACCATTTACACCCAGGTGCGCGACCGCATCGTGCAGCTGGGCGACGACATCGTGCCGGAGCTCGAGCGCGCATGGGAGATCGACGACTTCGGCGACCTCTTCCGCAACCGCGTCGAGGACCTCTTGCACACCATCCACCTGAGCCGCGTGACCGATCGCCTCAAGGCCTGGTACGAAGCAGGCGGAGAGGACCTGCTCGAAGGCGCGCTCATCATCAGCCGCTACCGCTACCCCGATATGGACGAGCCGAAGGTGAAGGCGCGGCTGGCAGCGATCCGGCAGGACATCTGGCTGGAGTTGAACGATCACCTCACCGCCTTCGAGAAGGTGCGCGTGTTCAACCACATCTTCTTCCAGGTCCATGGCTTCAAGGGCAATAAGCGCAACTACCACGCGCCGCAGAACAGCTACATCAACGAGGTGCTCGACAGCCGCAAGGGCAATCCGCTGTCGCTGGCCATCATCTATCAGGTGCTCGCTGAGGACCTGGGTCTGCCCATGCGCGGCGTGAACCTGCCCAATCATTTCGTGCTCGCCTATCTCGATGAGGAGAGCATCGGCGGTGCGGATGCCGGCCAGCAAGGCGAGGAGAGCGTGCTCTTCTACGTGAATGCCTTCAGCCAAGGCGATATCCTCGGGCGCAACGAGATCAACGAGTTCCTTTCGAAGCTGAAGATCGAGCCACGCCCGAGCTTCTATCAGCCCTGCACCAACATCGACATCATCCGCCGCCAGCTGAACAACCTGGCTAACAGCTACAGCAAGATGGGCGATAGTGAGCGCGCCGCCGACCTGGAGAAGCTGAGGGATATGCTCGGCAGGGTTGAGGGATGA
- a CDS encoding energy transducer TonB: MLQVNHALFACLLASVTSQARAQVVTAPYLDDGELTDSVFTVVEVSPAFTGGEAELYKYLLTAIRYPDAARDAGIQGTVFINFVVEKDGRITNANVLRGIGGGCDEVALNAVRSMPAWTPGEHKGQRVRVRYNLPVKFTMKEPEKVISTSDRAYTVVEEMPEFPGGAVAMYQFIKKELRYPTELKRSKANGTVHTTFEIGTDGSINNARVYRGFHPAADAEALRLVNSMPAWSPGKQRGKPVRVQFTLPIRFSPK, translated from the coding sequence ATGCTTCAAGTGAATCACGCCCTATTTGCGTGCCTGCTTGCTTCGGTTACCAGTCAAGCAAGGGCCCAGGTTGTCACCGCTCCCTATCTCGACGACGGCGAACTCACCGATTCGGTCTTCACCGTAGTGGAAGTGTCGCCCGCATTCACGGGTGGAGAAGCTGAGTTGTACAAGTACCTGCTAACGGCAATCCGCTACCCGGACGCCGCGCGCGACGCCGGCATTCAGGGCACTGTGTTCATCAACTTCGTCGTGGAGAAGGACGGGCGCATCACGAACGCGAACGTGCTGCGTGGCATCGGTGGCGGCTGCGATGAGGTTGCGCTGAACGCCGTGCGCAGCATGCCCGCATGGACGCCCGGCGAGCACAAGGGGCAGAGGGTGCGCGTGAGGTACAACCTGCCGGTGAAGTTCACCATGAAAGAACCTGAGAAGGTCATTTCAACCTCAGATCGAGCATACACGGTCGTGGAGGAAATGCCCGAATTCCCCGGAGGGGCTGTTGCCATGTATCAGTTCATCAAGAAGGAACTCCGCTACCCTACGGAATTGAAACGAAGCAAAGCCAATGGCACGGTTCATACCACCTTCGAGATTGGCACCGATGGGTCAATCAACAATGCCAGAGTCTATCGTGGCTTTCACCCTGCAGCTGATGCAGAAGCCCTTCGCTTGGTGAACAGCATGCCCGCATGGTCGCCAGGAAAGCAACGGGGCAAGCCCGTCCGCGTGCAATTCACCCTGCCGATCCGCTTCTCACCGAAGTGA